The proteins below come from a single Iocasia fonsfrigidae genomic window:
- the ligD gene encoding non-homologous end-joining DNA ligase yields the protein MLKPPLNPMLLYTRKKPFNSRDYIFELKWDGYRCLAYIKQGKVTLQSRNKKYFTDKFPELKDISDLIKNNNAVLDGEICWLNKEGKPDFKKLQGRLSTIKPDKKESISLIVWDLLANNNEDVYHLPLLERKKKLAEIIKKESRLLIVTPYIDTDGKKMFKFAQDNQLEGIVAKEKNSPYEFKRSRSWYKIKIWQYTDVLIVGYSRNNTALLVGELDKDKLNILGKVKLALQENEKEALFRFLPSLHTEQLVSNKDFPDIIWVKPHLKCRIRYTELTRHNTFRHGYVVRILF from the coding sequence ATGTTAAAGCCACCACTTAACCCTATGCTACTTTACACAAGAAAAAAACCCTTTAATTCCAGAGACTATATCTTTGAGTTAAAATGGGATGGTTACCGCTGTCTAGCCTATATTAAGCAAGGAAAAGTAACCCTGCAGAGTAGAAACAAAAAATACTTTACTGATAAATTCCCTGAATTAAAAGATATATCCGACCTGATAAAAAACAATAATGCTGTTCTAGATGGAGAAATATGCTGGCTTAATAAAGAAGGTAAACCAGATTTTAAAAAACTACAGGGTAGATTATCTACTATTAAACCAGATAAAAAAGAGTCTATCTCTCTGATTGTCTGGGATCTGCTTGCTAATAATAATGAAGATGTCTATCACTTACCACTATTGGAAAGAAAAAAAAAGCTGGCTGAAATTATAAAAAAAGAAAGCAGATTATTAATTGTTACTCCATATATAGATACAGACGGCAAAAAGATGTTTAAATTTGCCCAGGATAATCAACTTGAAGGAATAGTTGCCAAAGAAAAAAACTCACCCTATGAATTTAAAAGAAGTAGATCCTGGTATAAGATAAAGATCTGGCAATACACCGATGTTCTAATTGTCGGTTATTCAAGGAATAATACTGCCCTGCTTGTAGGTGAGTTAGACAAAGATAAGTTAAATATTTTAGGCAAAGTTAAACTAGCCCTTCAGGAGAACGAAAAAGAAGCCCTCTTTAGGTTTTTACCTTCACTTCATACAGAACAATTAGTAAGCAACAAAGATTTTCCTGATATAATATGGGTAAAACCGCATCTTAAGTGCCGGATTCGATATACTGAACTAACCCGGCATAATACCTTTCGCCACGGCTATGTTGTTCGAATTTTGTTTTAA
- the ligD gene encoding non-homologous end-joining DNA ligase, which translates to MSTIRINNFKVELSNLDKVLWPKQGYTKGDLINYYIDIYPLIQDFLAQRPLSLKSYPDGINGKSFFQKNAPDYAPHWLSTYGIYSRHRKEAINWITVNKLADLVWVANRASIELHSWFSTINKPDEPSFAVFDLDPGDRSRFKDVIDIALVIKKIIDEMKLIAFLKTSGKSGLHIYIPIKTGYKFTASKIFLKSIAEMVIRVKPGLATIEWRKKKRDGKVYIDYRQNGRGKTLPVPYSIRPTANATISTPLNWDELNPKLSPEKFTLANIANRLKKKGDLWSDILQIKQSLPSYLL; encoded by the coding sequence ATGAGTACAATACGCATTAACAACTTTAAGGTTGAACTCAGCAATTTAGATAAAGTTCTCTGGCCTAAACAGGGTTATACTAAGGGAGACCTTATTAATTACTATATAGATATATATCCCCTTATTCAAGACTTCCTGGCTCAACGCCCCTTGTCACTTAAATCCTATCCTGATGGAATTAACGGAAAATCATTCTTTCAAAAAAATGCACCTGACTATGCTCCACACTGGTTGAGTACCTATGGTATTTACTCTAGACATAGAAAAGAGGCCATCAACTGGATAACTGTTAATAAACTGGCTGATTTAGTCTGGGTAGCTAATCGCGCCTCAATTGAATTACACAGCTGGTTCTCCACTATTAATAAACCTGATGAACCAAGCTTTGCTGTTTTTGACTTAGACCCGGGGGATAGATCAAGGTTTAAAGATGTAATCGATATTGCCTTAGTTATTAAAAAAATAATAGATGAAATGAAACTCATTGCTTTTCTTAAAACATCCGGTAAATCTGGACTTCATATCTATATTCCAATCAAAACCGGCTATAAGTTTACTGCTAGCAAAATTTTTCTGAAATCTATCGCAGAGATGGTTATAAGAGTAAAACCCGGTTTAGCTACCATTGAATGGCGTAAAAAGAAACGGGATGGAAAGGTATATATAGATTATAGGCAAAACGGTAGAGGTAAAACACTCCCTGTACCCTACTCTATCCGTCCCACAGCAAATGCTACTATCTCTACACCACTTAACTGGGATGAACTAAACCCTAAGCTCAGCCCAGAAAAATTTACACTGGCCAATATTGCTAATAGATTGAAAAAAAAAGGGGACCTCTGGTCAGATATTCTGCAAATCAAACAAAGTCTACCCAGTTATTTGCTTTGA
- the ku gene encoding non-homologous end joining protein Ku — translation MRTIWKGAISFGLVNVPIRLSTATNKNNIRFRLLHNKCKTPVNTVRYCTKCDEEVPYQDLVKGYEYEDNKFVVLRDEDFDNIPVKSTKTIDIIDFVKLEEIDPIYYIKTYYLAPAEGGEKPYLLLKKAMANTRKVAISKITIRNKESLAVIRVMDDLLVMETMYFADEVKTVDDLTIKTMEDKIKISDKEEELAVEIVDNLTAEFEPEKYDDEYRQELLDIIRTKIEGKEVEIHETAPVESKVLDLMDKLKASVEASEKKEKEKKESKQITG, via the coding sequence ATGAGGACAATCTGGAAGGGTGCGATTAGTTTTGGTTTGGTTAATGTTCCAATACGTTTATCGACAGCCACAAATAAAAATAATATAAGATTTAGACTCCTTCATAATAAATGTAAAACCCCGGTTAATACAGTGCGGTATTGTACAAAATGTGATGAAGAAGTACCCTACCAGGACCTGGTCAAGGGTTATGAATATGAAGATAATAAGTTTGTTGTACTCAGGGATGAAGACTTTGATAATATTCCTGTTAAATCGACTAAGACAATAGATATTATAGATTTTGTTAAATTAGAAGAAATAGATCCGATATATTATATTAAGACATATTATTTAGCCCCTGCAGAGGGTGGTGAAAAGCCTTATCTGCTCTTGAAAAAGGCTATGGCAAACACCCGGAAAGTAGCTATCAGTAAAATAACTATCAGAAATAAAGAAAGTTTGGCTGTAATTAGGGTTATGGATGATTTGCTTGTGATGGAAACGATGTATTTTGCAGATGAGGTTAAAACAGTTGATGACCTGACTATAAAAACAATGGAAGATAAGATTAAGATAAGTGATAAAGAGGAGGAACTGGCGGTAGAAATTGTAGATAATCTTACTGCAGAATTCGAACCAGAAAAATACGATGATGAATATAGACAAGAGTTACTTGATATTATAAGGACAAAAATAGAAGGTAAAGAGGTAGAGATTCATGAGACTGCCCCTGTGGAAAGTAAAGTGCTTGATCTAATGGATAAATTAAAAGCCAGTGTTGAGGCAAGTGAAAAGAAAGAAAAAGAGAAAAAAGAGTCAAAGCAAATAACTGGGTAG
- a CDS encoding DUF1540 domain-containing protein — MQQKLHVHCTINNCQWWSEPNLCIADKILIVSDEDAQNLSSEMDVEQTNQIVSQRGLTSINECYECCCKTFVPRDKYQRGEGGF; from the coding sequence ATGCAGCAAAAATTACATGTTCACTGTACGATTAATAATTGCCAGTGGTGGTCAGAACCCAATCTTTGTATTGCTGATAAGATACTAATTGTCAGTGATGAAGATGCCCAGAATTTATCCAGTGAAATGGATGTAGAGCAGACTAATCAAATAGTAAGCCAAAGAGGTCTTACATCAATAAATGAGTGTTATGAGTGTTGTTGCAAAACGTTTGTTCCCCGTGATAAATATCAGAGAGGAGAAGGAGGATTTTAA
- a CDS encoding DUF3231 family protein: protein MSFIDKILKNKQNNNKNKALHHGEIFELWAHLVSRYDVLKKTQILFSYAHDPDFKMIISEGLDILESQIDELEDIFKEYSIPLPDRPPADVTSSSSSNPLWSDQMIYREILNGMSQFLDTHVRTFKFLWNDELRPVIVRFLKKEVDLYDDLMKYGKLKGWLNMPPKPEKSNN, encoded by the coding sequence ATGTCTTTTATAGATAAAATACTAAAAAATAAACAAAATAATAATAAAAATAAAGCACTTCATCACGGAGAAATATTTGAGCTCTGGGCTCATCTTGTTAGCAGGTATGATGTATTGAAAAAGACTCAAATATTGTTTAGCTATGCCCATGATCCTGACTTTAAAATGATAATAAGCGAAGGGTTAGATATTTTAGAGTCTCAAATTGATGAATTAGAGGATATATTTAAAGAATATTCAATTCCCCTACCAGATAGGCCTCCAGCTGATGTAACATCTTCGTCCTCCAGTAATCCTTTATGGTCAGACCAGATGATTTACAGGGAAATATTAAATGGAATGAGCCAATTTCTGGATACCCATGTTAGGACATTTAAATTTTTATGGAATGATGAGTTAAGACCAGTAATTGTCAGGTTTCTAAAAAAAGAAGTGGATTTATATGATGATTTAATGAAATATGGCAAATTGAAAGGATGGTTGAATATGCCTCCTAAACCTGAGAAGAGTAATAACTGA
- a CDS encoding ABC transporter ATP-binding protein, which produces MVQSNESPLLEVKNLKKYFISGYGKNKIKIKAVDNISFAINKGETFGLVGESGCGKTTTGRSIIKLYEPTGGEIYFKGKLISKKLSKTERKEVTRGIQMIFQDPISSLNPRMTVKEIIGEGIKINKLSSNEEEMMEMIYEMLEMVGLTRDHATRYPHEFSGGQRQRIGIARALIAKPELVIADEPISALDVSIQAQVLNLLNRLKKRLGLTILFIAHDLSVVKYLSDKIGVMYYGKIVELAAADDLYKNPLHPYTRSLLSAIPLPDPRFERNRKRIYYDLNIHDYSVEKHELIEIKPGHFVSASKSEIENYKKELEK; this is translated from the coding sequence ATGGTACAATCTAATGAATCACCATTGCTTGAGGTCAAGAACTTAAAAAAGTATTTTATTAGCGGATATGGAAAAAATAAAATAAAAATAAAAGCAGTGGATAATATCAGTTTTGCTATTAATAAGGGTGAAACCTTTGGCTTAGTGGGAGAATCTGGTTGTGGAAAAACTACAACAGGGCGTTCCATCATTAAATTATATGAGCCTACAGGTGGAGAGATTTATTTTAAGGGTAAGTTAATTTCCAAAAAATTAAGTAAAACAGAGCGCAAAGAGGTAACAAGAGGTATTCAAATGATTTTCCAGGACCCCATTTCTTCATTAAATCCCAGAATGACTGTCAAGGAGATTATTGGGGAAGGTATTAAGATTAATAAACTATCTAGTAATGAAGAAGAAATGATGGAAATGATCTATGAAATGCTTGAAATGGTAGGCTTAACAAGGGATCATGCTACAAGATATCCTCATGAATTTTCAGGAGGACAGAGGCAGCGGATTGGAATTGCCAGGGCTTTAATTGCAAAACCAGAGCTGGTTATTGCAGATGAGCCCATTTCTGCCTTAGATGTATCAATTCAGGCTCAGGTTTTAAATTTATTAAATAGATTAAAGAAAAGATTGGGTTTAACAATTTTATTTATTGCTCATGATCTATCTGTGGTAAAATATCTTTCAGATAAAATTGGAGTTATGTACTATGGAAAGATAGTCGAATTAGCAGCTGCTGATGATTTGTACAAAAATCCTCTGCATCCATATACTAGATCATTACTTTCTGCAATTCCATTGCCTGACCCCAGGTTTGAAAGAAATAGAAAACGAATTTATTATGATCTGAATATTCATGATTATAGTGTTGAAAAGCATGAATTAATAGAGATAAAACCAGGTCATTTTGTGTCTGCTTCTAAATCAGAAATAGAGAATTATAAAAAAGAACTTGAGAAATAA
- a CDS encoding ABC transporter ATP-binding protein has product MINNAKVLEVKDLYITFNTYAGKVHAVRGVSFDLYKGETLAIVGESGSGKSVTNKAIMGILPQNANLEGGKIIYDKRELFKFSDAEYSDIRGQEISMIFQDPMSSLDPVMKIGKQITEALLVKHKVKRAEAKTKAIEMMAAVGIPEPEKRYNQYPFQFSGGMRQRIVIAIALICNPKLLICDEPTTALDVTIQAQILDLIKKIQEERELSVIFITHDLGVVASVADRVAVMYAGKIVEYGTVNEIFYNSKHPYTWGLLASMPDLDTDNSDELLIIPGTPPNMLYPPQGDAFAARNRYAMKIDFEEEPPMFKISDTHYAATWLQHPAAPEIEMPGILKKRIKKQSEGWW; this is encoded by the coding sequence ATGATAAATAATGCAAAAGTCTTGGAAGTTAAGGATCTATATATTACCTTCAATACCTATGCAGGGAAAGTGCATGCTGTTAGAGGGGTTAGTTTTGATCTATATAAGGGTGAGACTCTGGCTATTGTGGGTGAATCTGGTTCAGGGAAATCAGTAACCAATAAAGCGATAATGGGAATATTGCCTCAAAATGCTAATCTAGAGGGTGGAAAAATAATTTATGACAAACGGGAGTTATTTAAATTTTCTGATGCCGAATATTCTGATATTAGGGGGCAGGAAATTTCTATGATCTTTCAGGACCCTATGTCTTCATTAGACCCTGTAATGAAGATAGGCAAACAAATTACAGAAGCACTGCTGGTAAAGCATAAAGTAAAAAGGGCTGAGGCCAAAACAAAAGCTATCGAAATGATGGCTGCAGTGGGTATTCCAGAGCCGGAAAAAAGATATAATCAATATCCGTTTCAGTTTTCAGGTGGGATGAGACAAAGGATTGTTATTGCAATTGCTTTGATATGTAATCCTAAGCTATTAATATGTGATGAACCGACGACTGCGCTGGATGTCACAATACAGGCCCAGATTTTAGATTTAATTAAAAAAATTCAGGAGGAACGTGAACTGTCAGTAATATTTATTACACATGATTTAGGTGTAGTTGCCAGTGTGGCAGACCGTGTTGCTGTTATGTATGCAGGTAAAATTGTTGAATATGGAACTGTAAATGAAATTTTTTATAATTCTAAACATCCATATACCTGGGGTTTGCTGGCCTCAATGCCAGATTTAGATACAGATAATTCTGATGAGCTGCTAATCATACCGGGAACTCCACCAAATATGCTTTATCCTCCCCAAGGAGATGCTTTTGCAGCCAGGAATAGGTATGCAATGAAAATAGACTTTGAAGAGGAACCACCAATGTTTAAAATTAGTGACACACACTATGCTGCTACCTGGTTACAGCACCCTGCTGCGCCTGAAATAGAAATGCCTGGTATCTTGAAAAAACGTATTAAAAAGCAATCGGAAGGGTGGTGGTAA
- a CDS encoding ABC transporter permease gives MKPDETIKLDREDFEFVQLNQQIRDEKFQGEAIGFFKDAMIRFTRNKAAIVAAWIIIVIIILAIFGPLMNPYTYREQNLQATLLPPRIPLLEKIGIFDGTRVKNIRKSSLDGRYQGSVKEIIDEYELDYHGRKIEMLKVKVDIYKLKNMSNQYFWFGTDSIGRDLWTRLWRGSRISLIIATLAVLVNVFIGIIYGAISGYYGGKVDMYMQRVIEILAGIPSLVLIILFIIYIGPGIIPLAMAMVLTGWIGMSRMIRAQFYKYKGQEYVLASRTMGAKDRKLIFRHILPNAIGPTITQATLAIPGAVFTESFLAYLGLGLQAPEPSIGVLLAEGQRQLLNYPHLTLFPAVLISVLMLSFNLFGNGLRDAFDPTLRGFE, from the coding sequence ATGAAACCGGATGAAACTATTAAGCTGGACAGGGAAGATTTTGAATTTGTACAATTAAATCAGCAGATTAGAGATGAAAAATTTCAGGGGGAAGCAATAGGATTTTTTAAAGATGCTATGATCCGTTTTACCAGGAATAAAGCAGCAATTGTAGCTGCCTGGATAATTATTGTAATAATTATTCTGGCTATATTTGGCCCATTGATGAATCCATATACCTATAGAGAACAAAATCTGCAGGCTACTTTGTTACCACCACGTATACCATTACTGGAGAAGATAGGAATATTTGATGGTACCAGGGTTAAAAATATAAGAAAAAGCAGTTTAGATGGTAGATATCAGGGTTCAGTTAAAGAGATAATTGATGAATATGAACTTGATTATCATGGGCGAAAAATTGAGATGCTTAAAGTTAAGGTAGATATATATAAACTTAAAAATATGAGTAATCAATATTTCTGGTTTGGTACAGATTCTATAGGTCGTGATTTATGGACACGGCTTTGGAGAGGGTCTCGAATTTCCCTGATTATAGCTACCCTGGCTGTTTTAGTTAATGTTTTTATTGGAATTATTTATGGAGCAATTTCAGGGTATTATGGTGGTAAAGTAGATATGTATATGCAGAGGGTAATAGAAATTTTGGCTGGAATTCCTAGTCTGGTATTAATCATTCTATTTATAATCTATATAGGACCCGGCATAATTCCACTGGCAATGGCGATGGTCTTGACCGGATGGATTGGTATGAGCCGTATGATTAGGGCACAATTTTACAAATATAAGGGACAGGAATATGTTTTAGCTTCCAGAACAATGGGGGCTAAAGATAGGAAGTTAATATTTAGACATATTTTACCTAATGCGATTGGACCAACAATAACCCAGGCGACTCTGGCAATTCCTGGGGCTGTTTTTACCGAATCTTTTCTGGCTTATTTAGGACTAGGACTTCAGGCACCAGAGCCTTCTATAGGTGTTTTGCTTGCCGAAGGGCAGAGACAGTTACTTAATTATCCCCATTTAACTCTATTTCCTGCTGTCTTAATCTCAGTATTGATGCTGTCATTTAATTTATTTGGTAATGGATTAAGGGATGCCTTTGATCCAACATTAAGGGGCTTTGAATAA
- a CDS encoding ABC transporter permease produces MLRYIGQRLAAMVITLFIIITLSFIILHSMPGNIFDDPMLPEDIRVAIQNKYHLNDPLIVQYGHFLNDFIVGDFGTSIKIQPKVPVFEILMEKIPITLQLNIFSLILTIPTGIILGIIAALKKNEMSDHVISTMVIFFISIPSFVFAALLQYLIGFKWGLLPIMMTAERALSWTKFVSMILPILALSFGGIAVITRYMRSELCEAINSDYMLLAKVKGLSQVQATVRHAIRNSFIPLANIIIPMFFSILGGAMVIENIFGIPGTGSLMVRSINANDHPLTIAITFFYSLISLLAILVVDLSYGIIDPRIRIGGGK; encoded by the coding sequence ATGCTCAGATATATAGGCCAGAGACTTGCCGCTATGGTAATTACACTTTTTATAATTATTACTTTATCATTTATAATTCTTCATTCGATGCCAGGAAATATCTTTGATGACCCGATGCTGCCAGAAGATATCAGAGTAGCAATTCAAAATAAATATCATCTAAATGACCCCTTAATTGTTCAATATGGCCACTTTTTAAATGATTTTATAGTCGGTGATTTTGGAACATCTATAAAAATTCAACCTAAAGTCCCTGTCTTTGAAATTCTAATGGAAAAGATTCCAATAACCTTACAGTTGAATATATTTTCATTAATACTTACGATTCCTACGGGTATTATATTGGGAATTATTGCTGCCCTGAAAAAAAATGAAATGTCTGACCATGTTATTTCAACTATGGTAATCTTCTTTATATCGATACCGTCATTTGTATTTGCTGCTTTATTACAATATTTAATTGGCTTTAAGTGGGGATTACTGCCGATAATGATGACTGCTGAAAGGGCATTAAGCTGGACCAAATTTGTTTCAATGATTCTACCCATTTTAGCCCTTTCTTTTGGAGGGATTGCAGTAATTACAAGATATATGCGTTCAGAACTATGTGAAGCCATAAATTCTGATTATATGCTACTGGCCAAAGTCAAGGGATTATCACAGGTACAGGCAACAGTAAGGCACGCTATCAGGAATTCTTTTATCCCTCTTGCTAATATAATTATACCTATGTTTTTTTCAATTTTAGGTGGAGCGATGGTTATTGAGAATATTTTCGGGATACCTGGAACAGGGAGTTTAATGGTTAGATCGATTAATGCCAATGACCACCCTCTGACTATTGCCATAACTTTTTTTTATTCCCTAATTAGTTTGCTTGCAATTCTGGTTGTAGACCTTTCTTATGGAATTATTGATCCCCGTATTCGTATCGGGGGTGGTAAATAA
- a CDS encoding peptide ABC transporter substrate-binding protein has translation MLRKPEKTLVFFLAMIMMILLITVGNEVYGDEIKVYRSASTSVESFNPYAGVSAQARTLQTYIYSSLLDIVADENGEKIKFVPVQARELPTSEDNITWLVKLRKGLQWTDGTVITADTYEYSLKMLLDPKQANYVAFLLFDNIPVVNAKRYFKNEVGWDEVGIKVIDKYTLKFTLETAMPTVDVYSVFTSLFPVHKELYEAGMNKDRTETSYGTDLESTPSCGPYRLTKWIRDQYREFDKNENSPLADIYKVDRIGSRVVLESATRLQMFENNELDGVSVSGNNFDRYSEDPRLVYSEANTVWGFYINSASKTNPILQNNDFRKALFYGMNRDAISKGVFKTFKSAPYFISTICMVGSIERGQKYRETSAARNLLGEGITYKADLALEYFEKAYQANGNKKITIEIIYFDGSEGFKRLAEVAQQEYEQLFGRDKLKIKLRAVPATAAYDAYEQGDFDLGIGARSQNPLNPWSSMKVWTSDFPQKNDRMYDETFDELYERTTTGDLLLDDQLRLDALVEMERILLDYVPMVPIFQNDNAVIYQDRIRLHTKGKYLPADVGFAVLQSEIIE, from the coding sequence ATGCTTAGAAAACCCGAGAAAACATTAGTATTTTTTTTAGCTATGATAATGATGATTTTATTGATTACAGTTGGCAATGAAGTATATGGAGATGAAATAAAAGTATATCGGAGTGCCTCGACAAGTGTAGAAAGCTTTAATCCATATGCAGGGGTATCTGCTCAAGCAAGGACTTTACAGACTTATATTTATAGTTCTTTGCTGGATATTGTTGCTGATGAAAATGGTGAAAAAATCAAATTTGTGCCAGTTCAGGCCCGAGAACTGCCCACATCTGAAGATAATATTACCTGGCTAGTTAAATTGAGAAAAGGTCTACAGTGGACAGACGGAACAGTAATTACAGCAGATACTTATGAATACTCTTTAAAGATGTTACTTGATCCCAAACAGGCAAATTATGTTGCTTTTTTATTATTTGATAATATCCCGGTTGTTAATGCTAAAAGGTATTTTAAAAACGAAGTAGGCTGGGATGAAGTTGGAATTAAAGTTATAGATAAATATACCCTGAAATTCACCCTGGAAACTGCCATGCCCACAGTAGATGTATATAGTGTATTCACATCATTATTCCCAGTCCATAAAGAATTGTATGAAGCAGGGATGAATAAAGATAGAACAGAGACAAGTTATGGGACAGACCTTGAATCAACCCCTTCCTGTGGGCCATATAGATTAACAAAATGGATTCGGGATCAATATAGGGAATTTGATAAAAATGAAAATAGTCCTTTAGCTGATATTTATAAAGTTGATAGAATTGGAAGTAGAGTGGTCTTGGAGTCTGCTACAAGACTGCAGATGTTTGAAAATAATGAACTAGATGGTGTATCAGTAAGTGGAAATAATTTTGATAGATATAGTGAAGACCCCAGATTAGTTTATTCTGAGGCTAATACGGTCTGGGGTTTTTATATTAATAGTGCCTCAAAAACCAATCCTATTTTGCAGAATAATGATTTTAGAAAGGCATTGTTTTATGGAATGAATAGGGATGCCATATCCAAAGGGGTATTTAAAACCTTTAAGTCTGCCCCATATTTTATTTCTACCATCTGTATGGTGGGCAGTATAGAGAGAGGACAGAAATACCGTGAGACATCAGCGGCCAGGAATTTGCTAGGTGAAGGAATTACTTATAAAGCAGACCTGGCTTTAGAGTATTTTGAAAAGGCTTATCAAGCCAATGGAAATAAAAAAATTACTATTGAAATAATCTATTTTGATGGGTCAGAGGGTTTTAAAAGATTAGCAGAGGTAGCACAACAGGAATATGAACAATTATTTGGGAGAGATAAATTGAAGATTAAACTAAGGGCCGTTCCAGCAACAGCTGCTTATGATGCCTATGAGCAGGGTGATTTTGATTTAGGTATAGGCGCCAGGAGTCAAAATCCACTTAACCCATGGTCCAGTATGAAAGTCTGGACCTCAGATTTTCCACAAAAAAATGATAGAATGTATGATGAAACCTTTGATGAGCTGTATGAAAGGACAACTACGGGAGATTTATTATTGGATGATCAGTTAAGACTGGATGCCTTAGTTGAAATGGAGAGGATTTTGCTTGATTATGTTCCCATGGTGCCAATCTTCCAGAATGATAATGCAGTAATATATCAGGATAGGATTAGACTGCATACTAAGGGAAAATACCTTCCAGCTGATGTAGGTTTTGCTGTATTACAGTCAGAAATTATTGAATAA
- a CDS encoding DUF3899 domain-containing protein, whose product MIILGIITIIFSYFYIILCEHSFLYNLSNAFFITGIIYFCIALIIYIRNVGFFKIITYYQYQKKQDKINNYNKENKNSMKLHEFFALKYSEQWSYAIFLKFSIPLILISLILAFISK is encoded by the coding sequence ATGATTATATTGGGTATTATTACAATAATTTTTAGCTACTTTTATATAATTTTATGTGAGCATTCTTTTTTATATAATCTCTCAAATGCTTTTTTTATTACTGGCATTATTTATTTTTGTATTGCCTTAATAATTTATATCCGCAATGTAGGATTTTTTAAAATCATCACTTATTACCAATACCAAAAGAAACAGGACAAGATAAATAATTATAATAAAGAAAATAAGAACAGCATGAAATTGCACGAATTTTTTGCTCTAAAATACTCAGAGCAATGGTCTTATGCCATTTTTCTAAAGTTTTCAATTCCTTTAATACTAATATCATTAATTCTTGCCTTTATTTCAAAATAA